Proteins from one Hyperolius riggenbachi isolate aHypRig1 chromosome 2, aHypRig1.pri, whole genome shotgun sequence genomic window:
- the LOC137542621 gene encoding E3 ubiquitin/ISG15 ligase TRIM25-like: MASADLSQELECPVCLNIYTDPVILRCGHNFCRGCIDRVLDTQEGSGGYSCPECREEFMERPTLQRNIALRKIAESFLSTQPDQEETGVCCSNCVDSSVKAVRYCLHCDVSLCVKHLRVHSKAPEHVLCDPNTSLENRKCSVHKKILEYYCTEDAACICVSCTVIGGHVGHKMMSLDEASEDKKKKLRNDLQKLMAETEEAEKRVQNMEERRRKAQEKADGETERVTALFRDLRRRLDDLEKRVLSDIIRQAQRVSQSYNDIIQQLEIKKEELSRKMRHIEELCNMTDPLTVLQESVTGDLCDTEDRERHDKQLHDGGDLDVAGISHTLHTGLADIMSGVIVQKHTDTQGYPHSSTEDKVPLTAELSRPRPQPTPTAQHIQAYPHSSTEDRVPITAKLSRPRLQPTPTAQHTQSQAGGTNIEAVQQTSGLPVYADILLDVTTAGNNLHISGDRKTASWAGKCQNRPETPERFQCSQVLSSRRFSSGRHYWEVDVGGSAWWRVGMCYPSIARRGWQSVIGYNIKSWCLYRGYNQYSVIHDRKEIQLPDKIPSNRVRISLDYEGGQISFYALCDPIRHLHTFTAAFTEPLHAALWVVDGCMKISSREPMDMRDPPTGDITGREL, translated from the coding sequence atggcttctgctgatctgAGCCAGGAGCTGGAGTGTCCCGTCTGTCTGAACATTTATACCGATCCTGTAATCCTGAGATGTggtcacaacttctgccgggGCTGTATTGATCGTGTGCTGGATACACAGGAGGGGTCTGGAGGCTATTCCTGTCCTGAATGTAGAGAGGAGTTTATGGAGCGGCCGACACTGCAGAGGAACATTGCCCTGAGGAAGATAGCAGAGAGTTTCCTGTCTACTCAGCCAGATCAGGAGGAGACCGGAGTCTGCTGCAGTAACTGTGTGGACTCTTCTGTGAAGGCTGTTAGATATTGTCTACACTGTGATGTTTCCTTGTGTGTTAAACATCTGAGAGTCCACAGCAAGGCACCAGAACACGTCTTATGtgaccccaacacttccctggagAACAGGAAATGCTCTGTACATAAGAAGatcctggagtattactgcactgaggatgctgcctgtatctgtgtgtcctgCACTGTGATTGGGGGACATGTGGGACATaagatgatgtcactggatgaggcctctgaggataagaagaagaagctgagaaatgatctacagaaactgatggcagagacagaggaggctgAGAAAAGAGTCCAGAATATGGAGGAgcgcaggagaaaagcacaagaaaaagcagatggtgaaacagagagagtcactgccctgtttagagacctcagAAGACGGCTGGACGATCTGGAGAAGAGAGTCCTAAGTGACATCATTAGACAGGCACAGCGAGTGTCACAATCCTATAATGACATCATTCAGCAGCTGGAAATAAAGAaggaggagctgtccaggaagatgcgtcacattgaggagctgtgtaacatgactgatccactgactgtcttacaggaatcagtcacaggtgacttgtgtgacacggaggacagagagagacatgataagcagctccatgatggaggggatctggatgtggccggcatctcacacacattacacacaggactagctgatatcatgtctggggtaattgtgcagaaacatacagacacacagggcTATCCACATTCTAGTACAGAGGACAAAGTTCCCCTCACTGCTGAGCTATctaggccacgcccccaaccTACCCCCACcgcacaacacatacaggcctatCCACATTCTAGTACAGAGGACAGAGTTCCCATCActgctaaactatccaggccacgcCTCCAACCCACCCCCactgcacaacacacacagagcCAGGCTGGGGGGACAAATATTGAGGCTGTACAGCAAacatcagggctgccagtgtatgcagacatattactggatgtaaCCACAGCTGGTAATAATCTACATATATCAGGTgacaggaaaactgcatcctGGGCAGGCAAATGCCAGAATCGTCCAGAAACACCAGAGAGATTTCAGTGTTCTCAGGTGTTGAGCAGCCGGAGattctcctcagggcgacattactgggaagtggatgttgggggATCAGCATGGTGGAGAGTtgggatgtgttaccccagtatagccaggagagGATGGCAGTCAGTGATTGGATATAATATCAAGTCCTGGTGTCTGTACAGGGGGTATAATCAGTACTCAGTGATACATGACAGGAAAGAGATCCAGTTACCTGACAAGATCCCCAGTAATAGAGTCAGGATAAGTCTGGATTATGAGGGcgggcagatctccttttatgccctgtgtgacccgatcagacacctccacaccttcactgccgccttcactgagcccctccatgctgcattatgggtagtggatggctgtatgaagatatcTAGCAGGGAACCAATGGATATGAGAGATCCGCCCAcgggtgacatcacagggagagaACTATGA